ttctttacatattttttATGTGTAATGAAGATTCCCTCCATTGATTGAACTATTTCAATTCCCAGAAAATAATGCATGATTCCCAAATCACTCATTTCATATTTCATCATTATATCagacttgaaatttgaaatcattttttcACAACTTCCAGTAAATAccaaatcatcaacatataagtaAATAATAAGAATGCTTGATTTCCCTTCAGTTTTGGTTTAAAGGGCAGGATCATTTTCACCCCTTTGAACTTTCTATGAAATAGGAATCAATCTCACCATACCAAGCCCTTAGggcttgtttcaaaccataaagaGCCTTCTTCAGTTTGTAAACTTTCTGCTCTTTACCCTTGATGATGAAACCTTGTGGTTGTTCCACAAACATTTCTTCTTTTAACGCTCCATTTAGAAATGCAGACTTTACGTCTAACTGGGGTAGAAACCAGCCTTTTTGTGCGGCAATAAAAATCAGACCTCTTATGGTCTCATGCATTGCTACTGGTGCAAAAGTTTCATCGAAATCGACTCCAGATATCTCTGAGTACCCTTTTGCCACCAATCTTGCTTTGTTTCTATGTACAGAACTATCAGCATTTAGCTTGGTTTTGTAAATCCACTTTAAACCAATAACATCTTTGTTATCTAGTTTATTAACCAGCTCCCATGTATTGTTTTTCATAATTACATTTACCTCTTCTTTCATCGCAATTCTCCATTCATCTTCTTTCACAGCTTCTTCAAAATGCTTTGGTTCGAACAAGTATGCATTGCAACTTTCATACACATCATTCAAGCTTCTCAACCTAATCGGTGTTGAGCTTGGACTTGATTGTGCATTCGAAGGTGTGCTGGTGAAAGTTCTTGAGGACTGTGAGGCAGTGACTGTTGCAGTGGATCAAGTTCCAGCTGTTCTGAAACCTCTTGTTCATTTTGAACAATATTATCTTACACATCTTGTTGTAGGACTGAACCTTGATTCCAATCCCAAGATGATTTCTCACTGAAGAGAACACCTTTGCagataatcttttttttttccttcaaattGTAGAGCCTATAACCCTTTGTATGTGAACTGTATCCCATGAACGCAGTCtttttgacaggacccgccccggatttcaccctgaaatccgaagaggccctgcggggcccaccttagaagaaattctaccaaaaatttgacagaacttcccctaaaaatggacaacccaaaacctgtagaaaaacaattacacttctaaatcatccatccttattctcctggagccaccctgctccctatatcacaacatctctcatatcacaaaacaattctgaaacttaagaatattaatctcaagagatatcagagcaatctatttctcaggcgtacaagaaagtagaatacaagataaacgaccaatacttttataatgcggaagctatgatagctatgcctcaaccccaagtacgctcgacctcaagctaaactggcctgcaaactgggcatttaaaaccgaagggcccaggggaaaacatttaaaatccgttagagtgagtggacgaaaaataagtaatttcaaatgaataagtaaaacttaatgctttcccaagttattctctaaaacctcgcatgcagtaacaatcttgaaaacactcttaatcatcctctttactgaaatctcaatcacataacaagaacatcttgaaacctcttaaaatcgcatcctcaatccttataaaaacatccttttcatgaggctcgtttgatgactagaaaggactgctgtctagtcatctcatgccatctaggagggactgccacccagatgacgcatcggaagggactgccaaccgggataggaggcggtggatagacgggactgccgactaaccacatgtagtagacgggactgccgactaaccacaggtagtagacgggactgccgactagctacctcatgtcatctggaagggactgccaaccaggtgacgcatcggatgggactgccaaccgagctgtagtctggaagggactgccaaccagactattacctagaagggactgccaactaggtaagatacgcatgcgccaaaactggcctccttaataaactgaatagcctcctcaagaactgaacataatctctttcaatcacttgctttcggaaagaaactcgatattacctcaataaatcaataataattcaccgaaagcataactcagtaataactcactaactcaatcctcgatatctcaataaatcctcgaaagcataatcacatactctataattcaataattgctttcggaaagaaagttccatctaacccaagtctgataagtgcggaattcaaaacccaataaatctcgataaatcaatcatgctcaaatatttgctaaatccctcgcactcgtatatcatcataaaaactgatattcgaaaacaataattctcataatatttttccgaatcagtcacttcccgaaaatcatttcccaactcaataactcatgaatgactatctcaaaaatctactaaaagccctcgggaaggaatttcaatactaatctcgtaatccataaataaatctcgataaactaaatctcaaatattcaaaacataattaaatctcaattggaagaaaataataataatactgcatgcggaattaatttaaaaacaaatgtccactcacagtactattggcaaccacgcaaacgagttccttcatctaaccgtagctcgcgacattgccctgtacacaattatatttccgtaaacggcaatccgataaaataattacgaacttaaacgaaatccaaaaatccctatctccaatacttctcaaattcaacccaaatctcttccacaattctaattcctcaatttacatattccataatgaaaacgagggaaatccgacggccggatttcccataattccaccacaaaactccaaacttcgaaaattcacaaacaattccaaactcctccaaaattcaccaaacttcatatataagctctatgataattatagaatttaactagctaaaaattgaaatttataaactaccctagccgccgctaccgccgcccacagtggcggcgccgccgccaccatctccgatggccaccaaaatttggcagtagcaccttctcaacacactgattcaacttctcaactacaacattcccaaataacaattaaaaatggccgaaatcgattcaatgaacaaaaacccagaaatcctcaagaaccctagaatttcaattcgtcgattcggcatctacacaacaaatcgtgatacaaggccataggggaaatgatcagtgatgaaaaccgaaccttcgacgacGAGATGGGGACTGGAGGTGGTcggaatcggaaaatatcgaCGCTGCCTCAAaaatgctacagtgaccgtcatcttcttctcgttgctgcaccttccacagttcatattaagctacgaaacgaacccagaaatcaagagaaggaagagagctttccaacgacatcttacacgtcaaaatccgtcgccggatggaggagttatggccggaagaaggtgacgaggtcggagaggaagagagagtcggggagagagaaaggagagggctcggtaagtttccgaaaatggaaacttaccacagtaactcgtcctatttatagaaacttatcatgaacagtaactttaccatttcgcttataacttttgcatacgaactccgatttttacgtaccacatatgcacgtgctcggtttaacgtcctctacaactttcatgaaggaaattttctcaaattttgacccgaacaaaaattcaacttttagggccccctaaaagcattgaaatgacagtaaaagtgaaagtaaaagttgtttaccgtccaaatgactagtaaaccggtgaattcgggttcgggacgtcacaatctccccaccttataaaaatttcgtcctcgaaattccatACTGTTGAAGTAGAGATGGGTGCACACGCCAATCCATAGTAAACAGTCACGAGATGAACAGCACATCAATCGTACGGCCGTGGCGATGATAAGGCACAGAAAAGatgtgcaagtctgctcaaatcatgtagaaattaccttcaaaactgatccaaaacttgaccaattagAACATGGAGATCAACCCTTATAAGAAACAATTCTCTAGCTGAAATCTAGCCAAATATTGCTATCTGAATAATTCCCACAGTGTTCTTACTAAATTCAGTGTCTTAGTAGATAGATTTACTTCCACTCATTACTGACAGTCCTTAACAACTGAGGGAGAACATCGTCAAAgcattatgtttgaagcaatCTGTAAACTGTTCAACTATGTGAGCAGAAACACCTACTAAAATTCTCAGAATAAAGACTCAAGGCTAAATCAAGGTCGGTTACTTGAACGAACTACACCTTGAAAGTGCATAacgaaaatcaaatcttctttggatTAAGTTTTCCCTTTGCAATTTTAAGTCAACGACTGGAGTAGCTGATAATCTCGACAATCTCGATTACACATGCAACCAAAACATATACTTAGAATCCCAAATGTATCAATGTTCCAAGTTGGATACCCTTGTCTTACCTAACTATGTAGTAGTACATACTCACAAGTACACAACTTCGACGTCAAGAAATTTAGGTCAAATAATAGTTCAGATGACTCATGGTATCAATATCACAAACTATGCAGTTTGAATAGTAGCATTCATACCTTTTCATATAACTCGTacagtgaagatccactttGTTCACCAACAACATGATAATACATTTACTCACACTTaaaaacaatttcaattcaTACACGGGTTATGTAAAGTCCAACAGTTAATAAAACACCACAAGATGCTCACTGATAACCCACATGTCTGAAACAACCAATTTCCTTAGCAACCACAAAACCGCACTTGCTTTTTGTCTGTTTGTGCTTAAATTTCTGATCGAATGTCGTGCACGTAGAGATCCCATAGTTGTCAAGCATATCAAAGAGTAGCCTCGAaccaacctataagttcttaatcatgcatgttatggggccactacacttTCATTGCGCTACTTTGATACCTGACTAAAACATTGATCAAAGCCTTGAGATGACATCTAAGTCAACTAGAGAAACTTCTTTGATACATACCCTGCTGGCCATAAGGCGACACATTTCACACACCTGTTTATGTTCAAAATTTCTGTACCAGACTGCTAGCAAGATAGtccattctttcttctctatGTTTCCACACCATAATCTTCTAATAATCAACGTCAAACTTGCAAGTACTTGAGTATAGCGAACTCTCCTGACATGGCTCAAAGCCGGTATCCCCAAGCGACGCTGTCATCACTAAACTGAGGATAAAGTAGCTGAAGATCCACcctctaacaacacttattcaataatattccagctacaacaacaatttcaaaaactaaTCCGCGCTAACTAAGATTGCACCAAAATTTCTCAATCCTTATCTTGCTAAGCATAAATCCAACAACACAACTCAACTATACTCGCTCAACAATTTAGTACTTCAAGAGTCAATTGAAACCCTTGATAAAACCCAACTCCAAACAAACAATTTCCAAACTCAACTCGAACATTTTGCCAAGTCATCATACCTATAAACCCGTGATGGTGACcgaatatcaatcgtaccaacaGCTTTCTATACTTCTCCAATCAAGGGCCACCATACGGTAGAAAGATCAATCAAAGTGAAAACTAAATTTCAAACTGTTTAACCCATTCCACCAGTAAAGGTACCAAGGTAGAAAAATTCACTTAATTCCTTCAAAGCAATCTGTTAATGTACGTATTCAACTCAAGCAACAACCAATTTTTTCCTAGATGATAAAACACCGTTCACAGAATCTTTCCTCGGACAACAACCTTGATGTAAAAtagacacccgtccaacatctcATTTCACACAAAGCGGTACCTGgatctgaaattaatccaaccaCCTGGCGATCCAATTCCTCCATTTAATTACCATTGAAATACGCCACTACACAGACATACCGTATTACGTTTGACCCACATATAACAAGAATTCTGGTCAAACCTTAATTAGAAGTATTTCCGGAGCCAACTAGGAAACTTATTTCCTCAAAGTTATTCCACTAACCACTCTTACAATATCACAATCCAACTGTCTAGCAaaaacttcaccaagaatctatcacaattaatcttTAAGGCTCCACAATTTATAACTCGAATCATACTCCGTATCACAAGTAATTCCACTTGCACCATTATGAATACCCAACGAGATCACTACCACTATTCTCCAATTTTTAGGTACAACCATTTCAACCAAAACGGATAACCAATTGAGTACACGCATAGGCACAATCTCATATACAAAAGTTGTTTCTAATCTTCTCAATTAAATACTGGCAAAGATCGTAACTCGATTGTAAAGCTCTATGCGTCCAACTaaatactcaagtttcaaacataaaactatatcaaaaacttaaattctgtctatctccttactcaatacgatCCAAAACTTCAAAAGGATCAATTATAAGTCAATGTATCTAAAATCAATTTCTTCCAATCCAAACAAAACTAGATCCAAATATCATGGTTAGGTCAAAGGCCCAAGATAACCAGTCATGATTTCCAAGTAATCTCCAACAACTATCAATGATATCACAAATGTCACATACATGACATATCACATTATGTACCACAAATCCTGAAACTGGGTTCAACATCAAAACCACTAATATTACTAGTTCCATTTCCATCAAAAATTCTGATTCCAAAGCAATTTATAGCAActagagacagcccaaagctatgtccactcaactctaacaatcaacCACAAAATCGAACTCCAGTCTTGCACCTTAAACcttgccccaacaaacttgttggcatcgaggGAGAGATAACCACCACATTCCCTCGGATCACATTTCGTAACATAACTCAAACCTGTAGAGTAatctaacatcaccatcaccagGAAAAGATGCAAGACACGTAATTAATCTGATACGCGGAGAAATccctatgaggtcggcgtatacgaggcatagcacctgaatGAAAGTCATTAACCACGTACCTTACATACTTGATGAAtacttcagcaccgaagagtaaacgatggggaaccgctgcagtcgggccatcactcgggaggtactgagtaacatcaagcatataaggtaactagaatagaaacgagtctacagaacctaacaacctaatgctctgataccaactgacaggacccgccccggatttcaccctgaaatccgaagaggccctgcggggcccaccttagaagaaattctaccaaaaatttgacagaacttcccctaaaaatggacaacctaaaacctgtagaaaaacaattacacttctaaatcatccatccttattctcctggagccaccctgctccctatatcacaacatctctcatatcacaaaacaattctgaaacttaagaatattaatctcaagagatatcagagcaatctatttctcaggcgtacaagaaagtagaatacaagataaacgaccaatacttttataatgcggaagctatgatagctatgcctcaaccccaagtacgctcgacctcaagctaaactggcctgcaaactgggcatttaaaaccgaagggcccaggggaaaacatttaaaatccgttagagtgagtggacgaaaaataagtaatttcaaatgaataagtaaaacttaatgctttcccaagttattctctaaaacctcgcatgcagtaacaatcttgaaaacactcttaatcatcctctttactgaaatctcaatcacataacaagaacatcttgaaacctcttaaaatcgcatcctcaatccttataaaaacatccttttcatgaggctcgtttgatgactagaaaggactgctgtctagtcatctcatgccatctaggagggactgccacccagatgacgcatcggaagggactgccaaccgggataggaggcggtggatagacgggactgccgactaaccacatgtagtagacgggactgccgactaaccacaggtagtagacgggactgccgactagctacctcatgtcatctggaagggattgccaaccaggtgacgcatcggatgggactgccaaccgagctgtagtctggaagggactgccaaccagactattacctagaagggactgccaactaggtaagatacgcatgcgccaaaactggcctccttaataaactgaatagcctcctcaagaactgaacataatctctttcaatcacttgctttcggaaagaaactcgatattacctcaataaatcaataataattcaccgaaagcataactcagtaataactcactaactcaatcctcgatatctcaataaatcctcgaaagcataatcacatactctataattcaataattgctttcggaaagaaagttccatctaacccaagtctgataagtgcggaattcaaaacccaataaatctcgataaatcaatcatgctcaaatatttgctaaatccctcgcactcgtatatcatcataaaaactgatattcgaaaacaataattctcataatatttttccgaatcagtcacttcccgaaaatcattttccaactcaataactcatgaatgactatctcaaaaatctactaaaagccctcgggaaggaatttcaatactaatctcgtaatccataaataaatctcgataaactaaatctcaaatattcaaaacataattaaatctcaattggaagaaaataataataatactgcatgcggaattaatttaaaaacaaatgtccactcacagtactattggcaaccacgcaaacgagttccttcatctaaccgtagctcgcgacattgccctgtacacaattatatttccgtaaacggcaatccgataaaataattacgaacttaaacgaaatccaaaaatccctatctccaatacttctcaaattcaacccaaatctcttccacaattctaattcctcaatttacatattccataatgaaaatgagggaaatccgacggccggatttcccataattccaccacaaaactccaaacttcgaaaattcacaaacaattccaaactcctccaaaattcaccaaacttcatatataagctctatgataattatagaatttaactagctaaaaattgaaatttataaactaccctagccgccgctaccgccgcccacagtggcggcgccgccgccaccatctccgatggccaccaaaatttggcagtagcaccttctcaacacactgattcaacttctcaactacaacattcccaaataacaattaaaaatggccgaaatcgattcaatgaacaaaaacccagaaatcctcaagaaccctagaatttcaattcgtcgattcggcatctacacaacaaatcgtgatacaaggccataggggaaatgatcagtgatgaaaaccgaaccttcgacggcgagatggggaccggaggtggtcggaatcggaaaatatcgaCGCTGCCTCAAaaatgctacagtgaccgtcatcttcttctcgtttctgcaccttccacagttcatattaagctacgaaatgaacccagaaatcaagagaaggaagagagctttccaacgacatcttacacgtcaaaatccgtcgccggatggaggagttatggccggaagaaggtgacgaggtcggagaggaagagagagaaaggagagggctcggtaagtttccgaaaatggaaacttaccacagtaactcgtcctatttatagaaacttatcatgaacagtaactttaccatttcgcttataacttttgcatacgaactccgatttttacgtaccacatatgcacgtgctcggtttaacgtcctctacaactttcatgaaggaaattttctcaaattttgacccgaacaaaaagtcaacttttagggccccctaaaagcattgaaatgacagtaaaagtgaaagtaaaagttgtttaccgtccaaatgactagtaaaccggtgaattcgggttcgggacgtcacactTTTCACTTGATTCATCAAGGTTCCTTCTCAGCTCCTTTAGAATATGTGCATGGCAGATTGAACCAAACACCCTCAAGTGGTTAACACTTGGTTTTCTTCCACTCCAGCCTTCAATTGGTGTCATTCCTTGCATAGTTGTTGTTGGATGCTATTTATCAAATATGCTGCGGTGTTGACAGCTTTGGCCCAAAATTCTTGAGGCATCTTCGTGTCATGCAACATTGATTTTGCCATTTCCACAATTGTTCTATTATTTCTTTTTGCTACCCCATTTTGCTGCGGTGTATAGCTTATTGTGAGTTGTCTTTCCAAACCGATGTTTGCATAGAAATTCCCGAACTCATTTGATGTATGTTCACCTCCTCTGTCTATTCTCAATACTTTGATATTGAGATTTGATTATCTCTCAACCATTGCTTGAAACTTCTTGAATACTAAGAACACATTAGACTTCTGCCTCATGAAAGAAACCTAAGTCATTCTTGAATAATCATCAATGAACGTAAGAAAGTATATATTTCCAGCTTCAGTTATGGGCTTCATTGGACcacaaacatcagaatgaactAACTCAAATAGAATTTGGCTCTTTATGCTCTCTCTTTTGGAAATGAGATTATAATGTGTTGTTTTCCAAGTGCACACCCTTCACATACTTCAGTAACTTCTTTGATTTTTGGCAATCCCTACACCATTTCATTTTGATGCAATTGCTTCAGAGTTTGAAAACTCAAATGTCCAAGTCTTTGATGCCAGAGCCAAGGATCATCCTATAGCTCCATTTTTCTTGCACTCTCTGTTGCATATTTGAGAGTCAAAGAAAAACTTATATTCCTCTTCATCTCAACTTCTACCATCAGTTTCTTGTTGCTCCCTCTCTTGAAGATCTTGCAAGTGTTGTCACCAAAGTGTAGAGGATATGAGTGCTCAATCAGCTGACCAACACTTAGCAAATTTGAGAATAACATCCCTGTtgaatatttttccatttttggttTCCACTGCAATTCTTCCTTTGGCTTTTGTGTCAACCAACATTCCATTTCCCATCTTCACTTTAGTGATGCTGTTGTTGTCAATATCATATAGAAGATTAGCATTCCCAGTCATATGATTACTGCAAGCACTATTAACAAGTGACATGCACATTCTCACTCGTGCAGTTGCAGCATGGCTGATAGAGAACATGTTGGTATCACACTGTTCTTCAATGGAGTTTGCTTGTTGATTTCCTTTGTAGTTACAATCCTTCTTGACATGACCAAACCTGTGACAATTTGTACACTTTGGTTTTCCTTTAAACCAACATTCACCATTGTGCATTTTTTAGCAAATAGAACACTTTGAAtaacttgaattgctacttccttcattatttttcttcactaACTGATCTGATTTGCCTTCCTACTTCTTGCCTTTATTTTTCcagttcttcttcattttccggTTTCCCTGATTTGAATTAGGACTAGATGGCTCATAATTCTTCTAATTTGAGCTAAGACTCAGTGTTTGAAAAGCTTTTTCAGATGGTTCATCATGACTCATTAACCTCTGATCAAAAGCCTTAAGTGTCCCCATCACATCTTGAACACCAAGAGTTTCCATATCAATAGTCTCCTCTATAATACAGATTATAGCATCATATTTTCTATTTAGACTCATAAGGATCTTTTGTACTATTCTTTTCTCTGAAATATGTCCACCATTGGCTTTCATTTGGTTTACTACATCAGTCAATGTAGTACTGTAATCATTTAGCAGCTCAGTTTCATTCATTCTAGTATACTCAAAATCTCTTCTCAAAGATTGAAGTTTAACAGCTCTAACTTTTTCTGAGCCTTTGAACTCAAGCAACAAAACATTCCAAGCTGCTTTTGTTGTTTCTTCATTtgatattcttggaaagatcTCATTTGAGACTGAGTTTTGCAGTATGCCTAGAGCTTTTGCATCTTTCTTTATGTTTGTCTTCAGCTCCAATTTTTTAGTATTGGACATGTTTTCAATTTCTGGAACTGTATAGCCTTCATCCACATAACTCCATAGTTCATGTGAGATGAACATGGTTCTCATCTTGATCATCCAGAAGTCGAAGTTCTTTCCACTGAAGATTGGAACTTTGATTTCTAATGAGTTGCTTGAACTAGCCATATTAGATCAGtaacttgtgtttgattttttatttattcaatagTCTCGGCcagttgatattgatcaacagagctctgataccatgttggaTATTTTTGATA
This portion of the Rosa chinensis cultivar Old Blush chromosome 1, RchiOBHm-V2, whole genome shotgun sequence genome encodes:
- the LOC112166566 gene encoding uncharacterized protein LOC112166566, which produces MASSSNSLEIKVPIFSGKNFDFWMIKMRTMFISHELWSYVDEGYTVPEIENMSNTKKLELKTNIKKDAKALGILQNSVSNEIFPRISNEETTKAAWNVLLLEFKGSEKVRAVKLQSLRRDFEYTRMNETELLNDYSTTLTDVVNQMKANGGHISEKRIVQKILMSLNRKYDAIICIIEETIDMETLGVQDVMGTLKAFDQRFGHVKKDCNYKGNQQANSIEEQCDTNMFSISHAATARVRMCMSLVNSACSNHMTGNANLLYDIDNNSITKVKMGNGMLVDTKAKGRIAVETKNGKIFNRDVILKFAKCWSAD